From a single Mesorhizobium shangrilense genomic region:
- a CDS encoding PLP-dependent aminotransferase family protein, translating into MDLLASRSSRMKASEIRELLKLLDQPDIISFAGGIPDPSLFPSAAITEAYASVLAGAEAGAALQYQVSEGYLPLRRWLVGLMGKLGVACDEGNILITSGSQQGLDYLGKLFLSPGDTALVTWPTYLGALQAFNAYEPRYDRLTPDGGNMTPAAYRAGAAANGGRPKFAYLVPDFANPTGETLNRKQREAVLDLAGELDIAVIEDAAYRALRYDGEAVPPILALDCARSGGIDKARTIYCGSFSKILSPGMRVGWICAPRAVIEKLVLMKQASDLHSPSINQMVMHRAAENVFEGQVEKLIGAYGARRDALLGALEAHMPDGVTWSRPEGGMFVWVTLPEGTDATELLARSVKEARVAFVPGNAFYADGTGRNTLRLSFTLADHRAVSEGIPRLAALLK; encoded by the coding sequence ATGGACCTGTTGGCGTCGCGCTCGTCGCGCATGAAGGCGTCGGAAATCCGCGAGCTCTTGAAACTGCTCGACCAGCCCGACATCATCTCGTTCGCCGGCGGCATTCCCGACCCTTCGCTGTTTCCGTCCGCTGCGATCACCGAGGCCTATGCCTCGGTGCTCGCCGGCGCGGAGGCGGGGGCCGCACTGCAGTACCAGGTCAGCGAGGGCTATCTGCCGCTGCGGCGCTGGCTGGTCGGCCTGATGGGCAAGCTTGGGGTGGCTTGCGACGAGGGCAACATCCTCATCACCTCCGGCTCGCAGCAGGGGCTGGATTATCTGGGCAAGCTTTTTCTCTCGCCGGGCGACACCGCGCTGGTGACATGGCCGACCTATCTCGGCGCGCTGCAGGCCTTCAACGCCTATGAGCCGCGCTACGACCGGCTGACGCCCGATGGCGGCAACATGACGCCGGCGGCCTATCGCGCGGGGGCGGCGGCCAATGGCGGGCGGCCGAAATTCGCCTATCTGGTACCGGATTTCGCCAACCCGACCGGCGAGACCTTGAACCGCAAGCAGCGCGAGGCGGTGCTCGACCTTGCCGGCGAACTCGACATCGCCGTCATCGAGGACGCCGCCTATCGCGCGCTGCGCTATGATGGCGAGGCCGTGCCGCCGATCCTGGCGCTGGATTGCGCGCGTTCGGGTGGCATCGACAAGGCGCGCACCATCTATTGCGGCTCGTTCTCGAAGATATTGTCGCCGGGCATGCGGGTGGGCTGGATTTGCGCGCCGCGCGCCGTCATCGAAAAGCTCGTTCTGATGAAGCAGGCGTCGGACCTGCACAGCCCGTCGATCAACCAGATGGTCATGCACCGTGCCGCCGAGAACGTCTTCGAGGGCCAGGTCGAAAAGCTGATCGGCGCCTATGGCGCCCGCCGCGATGCGCTGCTCGGCGCGCTCGAGGCCCATATGCCCGATGGCGTGACGTGGAGCCGGCCGGAAGGCGGCATGTTCGTCTGGGTGACGCTGCCGGAAGGCACCGACGCCACCGAGCTTCTGGCGCGGTCGGTCAAGGAGGCGCGCGTCGCCTTCGTGCCCGGCAATGCGTTTTATGCCGACGGCACCGGCCGCAACACGCTGCGCCTGTCCTTCACGCTGGCTGATCATCGCGCGGTGAGCGAGGGGATTCCGAGGCTGGCGGCGCTTCTCAAGTAA
- a CDS encoding amidohydrolase family protein: MTALPNTHFTNARLADGALVDITVTDGRFSAIAPAGDSALATETPAIETIDLGGQLTVPGFVEGHIHLDTSFYGDAWRPHIPCTGGFDVRERVAFQARNLTAAAPIAVRAKNQLELCVVHGSLSMRSHVMVDGSVGLKHLEAILAVREAHRDLIDVQLVAFPQSGILSSLGTAEFLGEALKLGCDLIGGLDPASFDRDVKGHLDVVFGLAQKHGVGVDIHLHDGGTLGLFEIEEIAARTRALGMQGHVAVSHAYALGEFSGDVLKKAGDMLAASGISIMTNAPGDHAFPPVAALRQAGVTVFGGSDNIRDSWWPYGDGDMLNRANMIGYRSGFYEDHELEAAFDVVTYAGARALRLDNYGIGVGASADFVTLAAGHVPEAVVAVPKGRTVYRRGRAVAKDGKLLG, encoded by the coding sequence GTGACTGCCCTCCCGAACACCCACTTTACCAATGCCAGGCTGGCCGATGGCGCGCTGGTTGATATCACCGTCACCGATGGCCGCTTCAGTGCCATCGCGCCGGCCGGCGACAGTGCGCTCGCCACCGAGACCCCCGCCATCGAGACCATCGACCTCGGCGGCCAGCTCACGGTGCCCGGCTTCGTCGAGGGTCATATCCATCTCGACACCTCGTTTTATGGTGACGCCTGGCGGCCGCATATTCCCTGCACCGGCGGTTTCGACGTGCGCGAGCGCGTGGCGTTCCAGGCGCGCAATCTCACGGCTGCCGCGCCCATCGCGGTGCGGGCCAAGAACCAGCTGGAACTGTGCGTTGTCCATGGCAGCCTCAGCATGCGCAGCCATGTGATGGTCGACGGCTCGGTCGGGCTGAAGCATCTGGAGGCGATACTCGCCGTGCGCGAAGCGCACCGCGACCTCATCGACGTCCAGCTTGTCGCCTTCCCGCAAAGCGGCATCCTGTCGTCGCTCGGCACGGCCGAATTCCTGGGGGAGGCGCTGAAGCTCGGCTGCGACCTGATCGGCGGGCTCGACCCCGCGAGCTTCGACCGCGACGTGAAGGGCCATCTCGACGTGGTCTTCGGCCTGGCGCAAAAGCATGGCGTCGGCGTCGACATCCATCTGCACGATGGCGGCACGCTCGGCCTGTTCGAGATCGAGGAGATCGCCGCGCGGACACGGGCATTGGGCATGCAGGGGCACGTCGCCGTCAGCCACGCCTATGCGCTGGGCGAGTTTTCCGGCGATGTGCTGAAGAAGGCCGGCGACATGCTGGCGGCCTCAGGCATCTCGATCATGACCAACGCGCCGGGCGACCACGCTTTCCCGCCGGTCGCGGCACTGCGCCAAGCCGGCGTCACCGTGTTCGGCGGTTCCGACAACATCCGCGATTCCTGGTGGCCCTATGGCGATGGCGACATGCTGAACCGCGCCAACATGATTGGCTACCGCTCGGGCTTCTACGAGGACCACGAACTGGAAGCGGCCTTCGACGTGGTCACCTATGCCGGCGCCAGGGCGTTGCGGCTGGACAATTACGGCATCGGGGTGGGCGCCAGCGCCGACTTCGTGACGCTGGCTGCCGGACATGTGCCGGAAGCGGTGGTGGCGGTGCCCAAGGGACGGACCGTCTATCGCCGGGGCAGGGCGGTGGCGAAGGACGGGAAGCTGCTGGGGTGA
- a CDS encoding isochorismatase family protein, which produces MSEPALPSSAPLVVIDLQTGMFDGVHEPPIHDAEGVVERTKALIEWARRGGRKVAFIRHDGPAGDPLAPGEPGWPVWPALGQAGDEPTFAKSVRDAFSNPAFADWVAGQGAGAVVLAGAQTDFCVAATVKGAMARGLGVTVVKDAHSTLDSASETAGEIIARHNAEFAGAGATLVTAEALVGR; this is translated from the coding sequence ATGTCAGAGCCAGCCCTTCCTTCCTCCGCCCCGCTCGTCGTGATCGACCTCCAGACCGGCATGTTCGACGGCGTGCATGAGCCGCCGATCCATGATGCCGAGGGCGTTGTCGAGCGCACAAAGGCGCTGATCGAGTGGGCGCGGCGGGGTGGGCGCAAGGTTGCCTTCATCCGCCATGACGGGCCGGCGGGCGACCCGCTGGCGCCCGGCGAACCGGGCTGGCCGGTATGGCCGGCGCTCGGCCAGGCAGGCGACGAGCCGACCTTCGCCAAATCCGTGCGCGATGCCTTCAGCAATCCCGCCTTTGCCGACTGGGTGGCCGGACAGGGCGCCGGCGCGGTGGTGCTGGCGGGCGCGCAGACCGATTTTTGCGTGGCCGCCACCGTCAAGGGCGCGATGGCGAGAGGGCTTGGCGTCACCGTGGTCAAGGATGCGCACTCGACGCTGGACAGTGCCAGCGAGACGGCTGGCGAGATCATCGCCCGGCACAATGCCGAGTTTGCCGGGGCGGGCGCGACGCTGGTGACCGCGGAGGCATTGGTGGGCCGGTGA
- a CDS encoding LysR family transcriptional regulator produces MHPRLLKTFLAVARSRNITRAAEAVHLAQSSVSDQIQSLEAELGAALFTRSKVGLELTPAGQALKPYAEEMLMLADEARAAVHATTGHTSGALAIGALETIASARLAPWLPGFQAGHPGVTVRMKVADSGTLLRQLEDGDIDVAFCFGRRDVTNGASDERLARRTIAAEPLVLVASAGQGTAPCDLAALAARPFVATEPGCIYRHLFDTAFAEAGVEAPRLAAEVGSIGAIARLVAAGAGLGLVPRLAVSDALARGELIEMPWPGPMQTAPLTMIWRRRRVQPPALRQLLAAAGDTLAPATSRGETGSGLESADHSKALFPNNS; encoded by the coding sequence ATGCATCCGAGACTGCTCAAGACATTTCTCGCGGTAGCGCGAAGCCGTAACATCACGCGCGCCGCGGAGGCGGTTCACCTCGCGCAATCGAGCGTCAGCGACCAGATCCAGTCGCTGGAGGCCGAGCTGGGTGCTGCTCTGTTCACGCGCTCGAAGGTGGGCCTGGAGCTGACACCGGCGGGCCAGGCCCTGAAGCCTTACGCCGAAGAGATGCTGATGCTGGCGGACGAGGCGCGGGCCGCCGTGCATGCAACAACCGGGCATACCAGCGGAGCGCTGGCCATCGGCGCGCTGGAAACGATCGCCTCGGCCAGGCTCGCGCCATGGCTGCCTGGGTTCCAGGCCGGCCATCCCGGCGTCACCGTGCGGATGAAGGTGGCCGACAGCGGCACGCTGCTGCGCCAGTTGGAAGATGGCGACATCGACGTCGCCTTCTGCTTTGGCCGCCGCGATGTCACGAATGGCGCCTCCGACGAGCGCCTGGCACGGCGCACCATCGCGGCCGAACCACTGGTGCTGGTCGCTTCTGCCGGGCAGGGCACCGCGCCATGCGATCTGGCCGCGCTTGCCGCGCGGCCATTCGTGGCGACGGAGCCCGGATGCATCTACCGGCACTTGTTCGACACCGCCTTTGCCGAGGCGGGTGTCGAAGCGCCAAGGCTTGCCGCGGAGGTCGGCAGCATCGGCGCGATTGCGCGGCTGGTGGCCGCCGGCGCTGGCTTGGGCCTGGTTCCACGCCTTGCCGTCAGCGACGCGCTGGCACGCGGCGAGCTCATCGAAATGCCATGGCCCGGCCCGATGCAGACGGCACCGCTGACGATGATCTGGCGGCGTCGGCGCGTCCAGCCGCCAGCGCTGCGACAATTGCTCGCCGCCGCCGGTGACACGCTGGCGCCGGCGACCTCGCGCGGCGAGACGGGTTCAGGACTTGAATCGGCGGATCATTCCAAGGCCTTGTTTCCAAACAATTCCTGA
- a CDS encoding transglycosylase SLT domain-containing protein codes for MAPPIEARPSCTAQWLAHGHTNQPEAQAFAKKCLEAQGVVARQFDDKAIARKMTALIDADHPLTALEPSDIGEFCPGYLRQDREGRAVFWRTLLAALVHAESVNNSAAAFWEEDQGQYSIGLMQLSLADEPRYKCGFKSEAEITDPDRNLVCGIKVMTILVSADGAIGGGAGHEMKGAAAYWQNLRQPLPVRIQLIKATRAIDMCKGDGRSS; via the coding sequence ATGGCCCCTCCCATCGAAGCCCGTCCATCCTGCACCGCGCAATGGCTCGCGCATGGCCACACCAACCAGCCTGAGGCGCAGGCCTTCGCCAAGAAGTGCCTGGAGGCGCAAGGCGTGGTGGCCAGGCAGTTCGACGACAAGGCCATCGCCCGCAAGATGACGGCGCTGATCGACGCCGATCATCCGCTGACCGCGCTCGAGCCGTCCGACATCGGCGAGTTCTGCCCCGGCTATCTCAGGCAGGACCGCGAGGGCCGTGCGGTGTTCTGGCGCACGCTGCTGGCTGCCCTGGTCCACGCGGAATCCGTCAACAACAGTGCGGCCGCCTTCTGGGAAGAGGATCAGGGCCAATACTCCATCGGCCTCATGCAGCTCTCGCTGGCAGACGAGCCCAGATACAAATGCGGCTTCAAGTCTGAAGCCGAGATCACCGATCCCGACAGGAACCTTGTCTGCGGCATCAAGGTCATGACCATTCTGGTCAGCGCGGACGGGGCGATCGGCGGCGGCGCCGGACACGAGATGAAGGGTGCGGCTGCCTACTGGCAGAACCTACGGCAGCCCTTGCCGGTGCGGATCCAGTTGATCAAGGCCACGAGAGCGATCGACATGTGCAAGGGCGACGGGCGAAGCTCTTAG
- a CDS encoding DUF535 family protein: MSTDTSKEPDFPSWPREAAGVAAQLGSLCARMGAQRSMVFLSRVACKPVSFFKWFRFLSRFRRQHRLGDPDDHLLRKKAYKFFALGLPAGRGFDLLADHFTLAATILPRDRLEAIWHGNSMDIGMVAGKRDAYTLTMRLAVHSAANHEGAFSIKLTRQSDRLDLVKLSFILYKLPGGYTAAIGGIQGSKWQESKRAVVDATRDMGGLRPKDAALLVIEGIALRGGADHFLGVSNATHTINFRVSRNRVRKHADMDEYWLDRGGRAGGEFGFVIPVKNAGIAPLTRRDIAKHEFLEIGRNLFLAQPLPPGPAWSACSASSPDRAMPPLPID, from the coding sequence TTGAGCACTGACACGAGCAAGGAGCCGGATTTTCCCAGCTGGCCGCGGGAGGCCGCCGGCGTTGCCGCGCAGCTTGGCAGCCTCTGCGCTCGCATGGGCGCGCAGCGCTCGATGGTCTTCCTGTCCCGGGTCGCCTGCAAGCCGGTCAGCTTTTTCAAATGGTTCAGGTTCCTGTCCAGGTTCAGACGGCAGCACCGGCTGGGCGATCCGGACGACCATCTGCTGCGCAAGAAGGCCTACAAATTCTTCGCGCTTGGGCTGCCGGCCGGCCGCGGCTTCGACCTGCTTGCCGATCATTTCACATTGGCGGCGACAATCTTGCCGCGCGACCGGTTGGAAGCGATATGGCATGGCAACTCGATGGACATCGGCATGGTGGCCGGAAAGCGCGATGCGTACACACTGACCATGCGGCTGGCCGTTCATTCCGCCGCCAACCATGAGGGCGCGTTTTCGATCAAGCTGACGCGGCAGAGCGATCGGCTCGATCTGGTCAAGCTGAGCTTCATTTTGTACAAATTGCCCGGCGGCTATACCGCCGCCATCGGCGGAATCCAGGGCAGCAAGTGGCAGGAATCAAAGCGTGCCGTAGTCGATGCCACGCGCGACATGGGCGGGCTCAGGCCAAAGGACGCGGCGCTGCTGGTCATCGAAGGCATTGCGCTGCGCGGCGGCGCCGATCATTTTCTCGGCGTGTCGAATGCCACGCATACGATCAATTTCCGCGTCTCCAGGAACCGTGTGCGCAAACATGCGGACATGGACGAGTACTGGCTTGACCGGGGCGGACGGGCCGGGGGCGAATTCGGCTTCGTGATCCCCGTGAAGAACGCCGGGATCGCGCCCTTGACCCGGCGCGATATCGCCAAGCACGAATTCCTGGAGATCGGCAGGAACCTGTTCTTGGCCCAGCCCCTTCCGCCTGGGCCAGCCTGGAGCGCCTGTTCCGCGTCCTCGCCGGACCGGGCGATGCCGCCGTTGCCTATCGACTGA
- a CDS encoding putative RiPP precursor, whose amino-acid sequence MKKIYEKPVLVRREKLSKVTAAPLPSGNPT is encoded by the coding sequence ATGAAGAAAATCTACGAGAAGCCGGTGCTGGTTCGCCGCGAAAAGCTGTCAAAGGTCACGGCGGCTCCGTTGCCTAGCGGTAATCCGACCTGA
- a CDS encoding sulfotransferase family protein yields the protein MTLKVIGAGFGRTGTWSTFAALNRLGFPCYHMQEVIMNKANKGHLDFWRKVANSPPGSQQDWNQVFANYTATVDNPGCCVWKELLTAYPDAKVLLTLHPRGPAAWYDSTIDTIYFTKNVWQFKILEWLTPFGWKFGDMSSKLVWGRTLNGVMDDRDKAIARYRAYIEEVQAAVPPEKLLLFKVTEGWSPLCRFLDVPEPDEPFPNLNDRATIKKIIAEIINGSYIMLGLSIAAIVLLLAALLLSLG from the coding sequence ATGACGCTCAAGGTCATCGGGGCCGGCTTCGGTCGCACCGGCACGTGGTCGACTTTTGCCGCGCTGAACAGGCTCGGCTTTCCCTGCTATCACATGCAGGAAGTGATCATGAACAAGGCCAACAAGGGCCATCTCGATTTCTGGCGCAAGGTCGCCAACAGCCCGCCGGGCAGCCAGCAGGACTGGAACCAGGTGTTCGCCAACTATACGGCCACCGTCGACAATCCCGGCTGCTGCGTGTGGAAGGAATTGCTCACCGCCTACCCCGACGCCAAGGTGCTGCTGACCCTTCATCCGCGCGGCCCCGCCGCCTGGTATGACAGCACCATCGACACGATCTACTTCACCAAGAATGTCTGGCAGTTCAAGATCCTGGAATGGCTGACGCCGTTCGGCTGGAAATTCGGCGACATGTCGAGCAAGCTGGTGTGGGGCCGCACGCTGAACGGCGTGATGGACGACCGCGACAAGGCGATCGCGCGCTACAGGGCCTATATCGAGGAGGTGCAGGCGGCAGTGCCGCCGGAGAAACTTCTGCTGTTCAAGGTGACCGAGGGCTGGAGTCCGCTCTGCCGCTTCCTGGACGTGCCCGAGCCCGACGAGCCCTTCCCCAACCTCAACGACCGCGCGACCATCAAGAAGATCATCGCCGAGATCATCAACGGCTCCTACATCATGCTGGGCCTGTCGATCGCCGCCATTGTGCTGCTACTCGCCGCCCTGCTGCTGTCGCTGGGATAG
- a CDS encoding lipase family protein: MATRRRRIFARLARALAWIGFTACILIALAWWYCEPATPDAFYSRVSDPAAPAGTLIASEPFTRDVPDNAQAWRILYATTRADNAPAVASAIVMVSRQPAAGNRPVIAWAHGTTGIAAGCAPPVMGHPFDNVPALQPLLDAGWAYVATDYIGLGVQGGSGGHAYLVGDEAARAVLDAVRAARRMDEPRLDDKLVIWGHSQGGHSALWAGMRAPDYAPELKLAGVAALAPASDIKELVEDGQSTILGKIVSAYVMHAYSAAYPDVRPVDYMGWWSRALADDIGRRCLGGTETLFSVAETALLPRGGAFSQDAASGPLGARLEQNTPRGAINAPLLIAQGEDDDAVLPLMQRTYVKSRCAAGQPVDFLSYPGLGHLSLVAEGSPLTADLMAWTRDRFAGLPPAPGCVD, from the coding sequence ATGGCAACAAGACGGCGTAGGATCTTCGCGCGCCTGGCCCGCGCCCTGGCCTGGATCGGGTTCACCGCCTGCATCCTGATTGCGCTGGCATGGTGGTATTGCGAGCCCGCCACGCCCGACGCCTTCTATTCCAGGGTTTCCGATCCGGCCGCCCCGGCCGGAACGCTGATCGCCAGCGAGCCGTTCACCCGCGATGTTCCCGATAACGCGCAGGCTTGGCGGATCCTCTATGCGACGACCCGGGCTGACAATGCGCCGGCCGTGGCCAGCGCCATCGTGATGGTGTCGCGGCAACCGGCCGCTGGCAATCGGCCCGTCATCGCCTGGGCGCATGGCACGACGGGCATCGCAGCGGGTTGTGCTCCCCCGGTGATGGGGCACCCCTTCGACAATGTCCCGGCGCTGCAACCGCTGCTGGATGCCGGATGGGCCTATGTCGCGACGGACTATATCGGCCTTGGGGTTCAAGGTGGCTCTGGCGGGCACGCCTACCTGGTCGGCGACGAGGCGGCGCGCGCGGTGCTCGACGCGGTGCGCGCCGCGCGCCGGATGGACGAACCGAGGCTGGACGACAAGCTTGTGATCTGGGGCCATTCGCAAGGCGGCCACAGCGCACTTTGGGCGGGCATGCGCGCGCCCGATTACGCGCCGGAGCTCAAGCTCGCCGGAGTTGCCGCGCTCGCCCCGGCCAGCGACATCAAGGAGCTTGTCGAGGACGGGCAGTCGACGATCCTTGGCAAGATCGTGTCGGCCTATGTCATGCACGCCTATTCGGCCGCCTATCCGGACGTTCGGCCTGTCGACTATATGGGATGGTGGTCGAGAGCCCTGGCTGATGACATCGGCCGCCGCTGCCTGGGTGGCACGGAAACGCTGTTCTCGGTGGCCGAAACCGCGTTGCTGCCGCGCGGCGGCGCGTTCTCGCAAGACGCCGCATCCGGCCCGCTTGGCGCACGGCTGGAGCAGAACACGCCGCGCGGCGCAATCAATGCGCCGCTGCTGATCGCGCAGGGCGAGGACGACGACGCGGTCCTTCCGCTGATGCAGCGGACCTATGTCAAATCGCGTTGCGCCGCCGGCCAGCCCGTCGATTTCCTGTCCTACCCCGGCCTAGGCCATCTTTCGCTGGTCGCGGAGGGGTCGCCCCTGACCGCCGACCTGATGGCATGGACGCGGGACCGTTTCGCCGGCCTGCCGCCGGCGCCGGGCTGCGTCGATTGA
- a CDS encoding S1C family serine protease, with product MTINPHLRSVVAVRATVPDDAFTASALGTRREGSGVVIRDNGLVLTIGYLITEAEEVWLTDHSGRVVPAHALAYDQESGFGLVQALAPLGLPAVTLGDAAKAKVGDAVVLTDGVGQSVQSRIVTKQEFAGYWEYLLDEAIFIAPAHPSWGGAALFGEDGKLLGIGSLRLQMSRNGDVADINMVVPINLLPPILDDLLTRGQVARPPRPWLGALSAESDGKVVVMSVTEGGPAAKAGLRQGDVISDVRDGEVDGLADFYRKLWDSGPAGAEIPMRVVRDGRETWLRVKSADRASFLRKPHLQ from the coding sequence ATGACCATCAACCCCCATCTGCGCTCCGTCGTTGCCGTGCGCGCCACCGTTCCCGATGACGCCTTCACGGCCAGTGCGCTGGGCACGCGTCGGGAAGGCAGCGGCGTGGTCATCCGCGACAACGGGCTGGTGCTGACCATCGGTTATCTCATCACCGAGGCCGAGGAGGTCTGGCTGACCGACCATAGCGGGCGCGTGGTGCCGGCGCATGCGCTGGCCTACGACCAGGAGTCAGGGTTCGGCCTGGTGCAGGCGCTGGCGCCGCTCGGCCTGCCGGCGGTGACCCTCGGCGACGCCGCCAAGGCCAAGGTCGGCGACGCGGTGGTGCTGACGGACGGTGTCGGCCAGTCCGTGCAGTCCCGCATCGTCACCAAGCAGGAATTCGCCGGCTATTGGGAATATCTGCTGGACGAGGCGATCTTCATCGCGCCGGCGCATCCGTCATGGGGTGGTGCCGCGCTGTTCGGGGAGGATGGCAAGCTGCTCGGCATCGGCTCGCTGCGCCTGCAGATGAGCCGCAATGGCGATGTCGCCGATATCAACATGGTGGTGCCCATCAACCTCCTGCCGCCCATCCTCGACGATCTCCTGACGCGCGGCCAGGTCGCCCGGCCGCCGCGCCCGTGGCTCGGCGCGCTTTCGGCCGAAAGCGACGGCAAGGTGGTGGTGATGAGCGTCACCGAAGGCGGCCCCGCCGCCAAGGCCGGCCTGCGCCAGGGCGACGTCATCTCGGATGTGCGCGACGGCGAAGTCGACGGCCTTGCCGATTTCTATCGCAAGCTGTGGGACAGCGGCCCGGCCGGCGCCGAAATCCCGATGCGCGTGGTGCGCGACGGCCGCGAAACCTGGCTGCGCGTCAAGTCGGCTGACCGGGCGAGTTTCCTGCGCAAGCCGCATCTGCAGTAG
- a CDS encoding type II toxin-antitoxin system Phd/YefM family antitoxin, producing the protein MQVSVTKAKGQLTELVRRAEAGDEVILTRHGHAVVRLVPASAVPDRKSRRALLETVPASAAAKVSAGPSAARSQDFLYRADGLPE; encoded by the coding sequence ATGCAGGTATCGGTAACCAAGGCGAAGGGGCAGTTGACGGAGTTGGTTCGGCGCGCGGAAGCCGGCGACGAGGTCATCCTGACCCGCCATGGCCATGCCGTGGTGCGGCTGGTGCCCGCCAGCGCGGTGCCGGACAGGAAATCCCGTCGGGCATTGCTGGAAACGGTGCCGGCCTCCGCTGCGGCAAAGGTATCCGCCGGGCCAAGTGCTGCCCGCAGCCAGGATTTCCTTTATCGCGCCGATGGTTTGCCGGAATAA
- a CDS encoding DUF982 domain-containing protein, whose protein sequence is MRALPALTIRFIDARSMVVTSIPDARKALEGHWCNKEAKSYKTAAQLLAAAENGASRPAVAWSAFERAAREQGLLKAKERPTGLRAQIAASLFVSRRDV, encoded by the coding sequence ATGCGCGCCCTTCCCGCCCTGACCATCCGCTTCATCGACGCCCGCTCGATGGTGGTCACCTCGATCCCCGACGCGCGCAAGGCCCTTGAAGGCCATTGGTGCAACAAGGAAGCGAAGAGCTACAAGACCGCGGCACAGCTCCTGGCCGCCGCCGAAAACGGTGCAAGCCGGCCGGCCGTCGCGTGGTCCGCCTTCGAGCGCGCCGCACGCGAACAGGGCCTGCTCAAGGCAAAAGAGCGCCCCACCGGCCTGCGCGCCCAGATCGCCGCCTCGCTGTTCGTTTCCCGAAGAGATGTGTAG
- a CDS encoding GNAT family N-acetyltransferase, producing the protein MEFGVRVGHENDAAGISAVILRALREINAKDYAVDIIQRVELSFSPSAVRDLIGKRKVFVAEIAGRIVGTASLDGGVVRTVFVDPDAQGQGVGRRLMGEVELAARRAGVTMLTVPSSVTAEAFYVRLGFRAVRDSYHGEERTIIMERALK; encoded by the coding sequence ATGGAGTTCGGGGTTAGAGTAGGCCACGAAAACGATGCCGCAGGCATAAGCGCGGTTATCTTGCGGGCGCTGCGGGAAATCAATGCCAAGGACTACGCCGTGGACATTATCCAGCGCGTGGAGTTGAGTTTCAGTCCATCCGCCGTTCGGGACCTGATTGGCAAACGCAAAGTCTTCGTCGCTGAGATTGCCGGCCGGATCGTTGGCACCGCCAGTCTCGATGGCGGAGTCGTCAGGACCGTGTTCGTGGATCCCGATGCCCAGGGCCAAGGTGTCGGCAGACGGCTCATGGGCGAAGTCGAACTCGCCGCGCGAAGGGCCGGCGTGACGATGCTGACGGTGCCCTCATCCGTTACCGCGGAGGCTTTCTACGTCAGATTAGGGTTCAGGGCCGTGCGCGACAGCTACCATGGCGAGGAGCGCACCATCATTATGGAGCGCGCGCTCAAGTAG
- the yghU gene encoding glutathione-dependent disulfide-bond oxidoreductase gives MTEYTPPKVWTWKQGNGGTFANINRPIAGSTHDKELPVGEHPLQLYSLATPNGVKVTIMLEELLARGHKGAEYDAWLIKIGDGDQFGSGFVEVNPNSKIPALMDRSGKTPVRIFESGSILVYLAEKFGEFLPTEQPARAEVLSWLFWQMGSAPYLGGGFGHFYAYAPEKFEYAIDRFSMETKRQLDVLDRRLAENEYLGGSDYTIADMAVWPWYGGLALGRMYNDSAEFLSVHEYEHVQRWAKAIDERPAVKRGRMVNRAFGEPAMQLHERHDAGDFDTKTQDKLAAE, from the coding sequence ATGACCGAATACACGCCCCCGAAAGTCTGGACCTGGAAACAGGGCAATGGCGGCACTTTTGCCAACATCAACCGGCCGATCGCCGGCTCCACGCATGACAAGGAACTGCCGGTCGGCGAGCACCCGCTACAGCTTTATTCGCTGGCAACGCCCAATGGCGTCAAGGTGACGATCATGCTGGAGGAGTTGCTGGCCCGCGGCCACAAGGGCGCCGAATATGATGCCTGGCTGATCAAGATCGGCGATGGCGACCAGTTCGGCAGCGGCTTCGTCGAGGTCAATCCCAACTCCAAGATCCCCGCCTTGATGGATCGCAGTGGCAAGACACCGGTCCGCATCTTCGAATCCGGCTCGATCCTGGTCTACCTGGCGGAAAAGTTCGGCGAATTCCTGCCGACCGAGCAGCCGGCGCGCGCGGAGGTGCTGTCCTGGCTGTTCTGGCAGATGGGCTCGGCGCCTTATCTTGGCGGCGGCTTCGGCCATTTCTACGCTTATGCGCCGGAAAAGTTCGAATACGCCATCGACCGTTTTTCGATGGAAACCAAGCGGCAGCTGGACGTGCTCGACCGACGGCTGGCCGAGAACGAGTATCTGGGCGGCAGCGACTACACCATCGCCGACATGGCCGTTTGGCCCTGGTATGGCGGGCTGGCGCTAGGCCGCATGTATAATGACTCGGCCGAATTCCTTTCCGTGCACGAATACGAGCATGTGCAGCGCTGGGCCAAGGCGATCGACGAGCGGCCGGCGGTGAAGCGCGGCCGCATGGTCAACCGCGCTTTCGGCGAACCCGCCATGCAGTTGCACGAGCGCCACGACGCCGGCGATTTCGACACGAAGACGCAGGACAAGCTGGCGGCCGAGTAA